The region AAATTAGCATTTTAAACACCTCTTACTTTTGGCCTGATGATGTGGCGCACATGGAAAGCGAAACCAAAAGCGAAACTGTCCTGCTTTGTGGATATTTGACTTTTTAGCTGGCCACCTCCAACAAGAcactgttaaaaaaatttatttgaagTGATAGGCATTTTGATGTAACTCAAAGTTATTTCTATAGAGAAGGGAAtcagaaaattgaatttttcactttcactctaaCATTTATAAAGGTTATTATtcagtatattatttttcagtaGCTAGAAGTATTTGTGAATATCTCTAAGCATCAAAGTTATATTGCAactttttctttctgtgcacCTGCTATTCTCGACATTCGTCCTGCCATCTGCCAAGCGGACGCGTGTGCCACCATTTATGGCCGGCTGAGTTGGCCACATTTTGGCTATCAGCAGACAaccaaatcgaaatcgaagTCGTACGAGAGGGAGACTTTTGGCTTCCTCACTTTATATGGCCCGGCCGAAACTTTCAATTAACACAAGTCGCATCCTCAGTCGCAGCTCCGTGGGGCAAGCGTTCGCTTTTCACGCTTCATGACCAAGTTTGGCTTGGACTTCGTTTTGGCCTGGCCAGCAGGCCAGCAGGCCGGCGAAGACCGGGCCACATTAATTGCCGAACGGTACAGGATTTGTGCGGTCCGCGTTATTAACACCAAACACCAAATTAATCAAAACAAGCGTTTGACAGCTGAGTGATTTGTGTCCGCTCCGTCCGGAGTTGTGAATTAAACTTTGGCGCCACGGCCCCGTCGGCTTGGATTTTTCTAATTATGCCAGGTTGCCGCCTGGTGGCCACAGGCCCGGACCCAGCCCACTCCCACCTCGCGCATACTCGTTTATGGCCAACAGCCGGCGGTTCACTTGGCAAGTGGAAACCTCGTTAAAGACCAACTCAAATCGGGCTCGAAGCCGGTcggctatttgcctttgaTCTTTGGCGACGGTGGAAGTCTCTCACAAACGCGTGCCGCCGGCAATGAGCAGCATTTTGCAGTCGCGATCTTGACGGTTTTGTGCTTAAGCTTACAGCAAATGAACCataactttaactttaaaattgtacCATAAAGGccacttaaaaattataaatctaatctttaataatataattataaattagttTCAATGAGATGCACAATTGTAACTAACATCAATGCTTAATTAAGATTAATCTTTTGGATtcacagagaaaaatatataaatatataaatatataaatgtggtGATAGAAAAGCTCATAGTTTTAAATAtctcaatttaaataaacaaagatattaataatataaataataatcttaatatttcatatttttatggtATTAACCTTTGTGATAAATATGCTATagaatttatacattttttgtttgcaatATGTACTCATACATTATTCGACAtcaattaaatttagtttgtggctaaatataattttttcaattataaaaatagttaaaaaaaaactttcggTTATTTGgagataatttatttataaattgaaaataattccttgaaaataatttgtagTTTTCTGAGTGGTTGTATTGGCACTGCCACATTAGCGCTCGGCACGCCCATAAATCTTCGGCGGCAAATTGAAACCGCTGATTGAGTGAATGACTGCGTGAATGAGTGAGTGATTGAATAGGCGGGAAGGCGGCCGAGTAACTGATTGTGATTGTGAGTGACTGAGCGGCGAAGAGCGATGCATGTGATTAAAAAGGCGCTGCCATAATTTGGCTTTAATTGGCCTGACGCGTCGCGTGCTGCCGTCGTTGTGGCACATACATGCGGCTGTGTCTGCAGCTGTATGGCCGGGACTCGAGCGGAACTCGGTGGGTGTTGTTGTGTGCCACATATTAAGCAAACATGAGCATAATGGCAATTTACACACGGGCACAGCCGGCCGCGCGCGAACACATTGGCAAGTCTATATGTACTATGGACGGGGCCCAATTAACATGACATGTCGTACGCGTTGGCCTGATTGGGACCGAGAATTAAGCTCGAGTGGGGCAGTTCGGGGGTCGAGGGCGTTGACGGATCCGGATCACGGGGACTCCGTCCCACGGCCCCGGGATACACGGCGATTGCATTAACCACAAACCGCCGCTCGAAGCTGCAGGTGGAAAGCAACAATTTAAAGGGGCCCAAACTTCCTGTAAAGTACCCTGGAATAAGGTAATAACAAGGGGAGGATGGAAAAAAgtctttaagaaatatttaaaatatattttgtagaataaagtattaaataaaattagaaatcTTGAACATTTTCGGTATTAttactaaaaacaaataatttacctATATTGTGAaggcttaaaaaaatatagtaaaataaattatagaaaGCCTTATTTTTATCAAGAAATTCGTACTAATACAAAGTAATGCAAAGTCCTTACACCCAATGGAAACCGTCGCCCCTTGGCTGCTTAAAAATTCTGTGCGTGACAACTGGGAGGAGTTGACGTTGCTGCGAAAGGCGAGGCTATAACTTAGTGActgctttaattttaattattgcgATTTGTGTGCAGAAGCCCTCCCTTTCCACTTCCCCCTCCGCAACCATGACTCCTGGTGGTAGCCTGACTAATTTGCCAACAACATGACACCAACTTGAGCGGCTCTGAACCGCCTGATTAAGTCGAAACACTCAACCCGgggttgatgttgctgctggtgctgcagttgctgttgctgttgctgctgtagatgttgctgttgcacaTAGCCGtcgttttggtttttggcatGCGCCTGCGTTAATTAAGCTGCAGCGGAGCTCTGGAGCTGCGGAGCTCTGAACGCAGCTGCGTGTCGCGCGGTCGTCTGGTAATCTCCGCGGATTAAGCCGACACTCCGCTCCAAGAGTCATGTTGCTCTTTTCGGGCTTGTTAACAATATTTCGACTTGTTCAGCCCGACTGGTTGGCATCAAACACGCGGCCTGCGGTCAAGTGGCCGCCAGAAGTCACCGAGGAGCAGTTTAACTCGACCACGCCAGGATGAGCACTCagatatgaaaatataaattaaaaagaaattattgttCTAGAGAAAAAAGACTTGACAAGGCTTGCAAACGAAAGTGTTTATCcccttttcaaaaaaataatttattttataattttattttctaaaacaaataaataattttaatcctAGAACTCGACGGCTTCCTGGATGAGTCTCTCGGTGCCCGCAGAGCTTTCCACAGAGCCAACTATGTATTTTCCTATGCTGGCCAGACCGTTTGCCTAAAtggttttttaaagaaaaatataattttaagaagtTTATACTTATTAGTTCACACCCACCCTGCACCGCTTGATGAGCTCATTTTGGGCATGGGTGATCTGCTCCTTTTTGCCACCCCAAGTCCTCAGAATTGAGGTCTGAAGAGCCCGATCGAAGGCGAAAGTCATAGCCCAGGGCTTGCAGAGGGGCACATTGTTAATGGCATTCAAGTTGACCGAGGCCTCCTCTTCAGACTGGGCTCCACTGCAGAAGAGGATTCCTGGAAAGAAAGAAAGGTCTAAACAAAggtaataatataaaaatgataaagGAAAACCCACCCATAACAGCTGGAGGAACAGTTCTCCGGACAGAGAGCACAGTGGCCATTCCAATGTCCGATGGTGGATGGTTTTTGTTACTCTGTAGACCGGGCACCACCATGCTGGGCTGCAGAAGAGTGCCCTCCAGGAAGACGTGGTGATCACTGAGGGCCTTGTACACACCAGCCAGTAGGATTTCGTTGACCTTCTGGCAGCGATCCAGGTCATGATCTCCAGTGGCCAGCACCTCGGGACTGATGATGGGCACCAGTCTCTGCGATTGACAGATGGCTGCATATCGAGCCATCACGTTCGCATTTTCCAAAATGGCCTGAGGCGAGGGAGTGTTCTTGGTGATCTTCAGGATACAACGCCACTTGGCGAAGCTGCAACCCTCTTTCTTGTACTGGGCACACCTATTGGCCAGATCATCCAGCCCCTGGGTGGTGAACTCATCCTCGGAGCCGAAGAGCGGTGAAAAGTGCTTGTCCACCTTGATGCCCGTGAGGATACCCTTCTTCCGTAGGGCCTCCACAAAAGGCAGGCCATCATCTGTCCGCTGATGCAGTGTTTCGTGGTAGAATATCACCCCGGATATGTTCTCCGATATCTTGGGATCGGTGGTGAACAGCATTTGCCGGTATATCCGTCGATTCTCCTCCGTGTTTTCCACCCCGATCAGCTGGAATCGCTTGCCCATCACCGAGCTCGACTCGTCGGCCGCCAGGATGCCTTTTCCAGGGGCCACCAAGGCCTTCGAAATGCAGGTCAGCTCCTCCTGCAGCTCCTTGTTGGGGTAGTAGAAATGCGTCGTCATTTCGGAGGACCTTAAATTTTGACTAGCCGAAAGTTGTTTTTGCGAGCAGAGCTGGAGCTGCCAAAGgggatttttaaaatgttaaaatatgtGAGTGGAGAGTCATGGGAACATAACATACGATTTGTTTTATGTCAACAATTTACATCAAGttaatttttatagatttatgAAACACTAAAGTAGAATTTCTTAGTATGGAGCTAAGCTCTTAAAGTGCTAAAGGTCTAAGATTGTAAGCATctcataaaattatttaattcctttttaaaatgtataattcaAACTGCTTGCACTCCTCCCTTTATTGGCCAATTATTTAGGTATTTTCAAATCAAGATGTAGCACCTTGATTTATAGTGATACTCGAATACCACCTGACCATTTAGCACTTGCCTCCGTCTAATGACATTCTAATTAGACTTTTAATTGCCTGGGCAGAGTGTGGGAGTCAAAAACTTCAGGAGACAGAGCCCGGGCCGAGATTAGAGGGGGAAGATTAACCGCTGGAAGAATAAACTTGCCCCGCATTAATTATATCTGACCGCACCGACAATTTTGCGTTTTATGAGTTTCACTTCGGACGTTTTATGGCCAAAGTTTTGTTAACACAAATTATAAGCGGAAGCCGTGCGCAGTGTCATAAAAGGAGCGGCGATACAAAGTGGAATAAAAGGTGATGTTAAATTCTGCGGACCATTTGCCGGGGGTAAATTGAATTCCCCAATTTTCTCCCGCAATTATCCGAGAGACCTCGAAGTCCACTCGAAATTCAATTGAACTCGGCCCGATGCGGCGACTAATTCTAATTGGCGTGGGAATCGCAGCGGAGTGATCCAAAAGCTTTAAATGGCTCGCTGGCTAGACAGTTGCCTAATTTTGTGTAAATTATCGCACGAATTATGAGTCTCGTACGTGAAATTCTCCAAAAACAGCCAAGACAGCCAAACACATCGAAAATTAAGTACGATAAATATCAGACAACACGGTTAGCAGCGGCCAACAATTGCATCGCATTTTGGATTGTGTGTCTGCCTGTTTTTACTGCCGCTTCGATCCGACACCGTCATCAATATTCAAGTTTAGATCCCCCAATTAGGCCAGAGGCAAGACGCCGGCTCGGATCGGATCGAGTCCGCCGAGCCTAATCGCAACGCCAGTAAATATGATCAACTGCGAGGCCGAAAATCCTCTCCACTCGGGCTCAGCCGAGATGTCTTTGCACCTAATTGAGCGTGGCTGAGTCAGCCGGCCAGTAAAGTAACCACCGGTTACTCGAACCGGGGCTTcgaattattaattgattatcTATAAACGTTTTAATTGAAAACGGAGGGGAAAACTAATGATGCAGCGAAAACAGGATGCTCTATGTGTGGGAATCCATCGAGGAAGATATGTTTTTAGGGCTTCGAATTCAgataaagcaataaaaagtcctttaaataaattaaaaattaaacaatttatttgatttgtatactagaattaaatttaagtgctataaataatagt is a window of Drosophila biarmipes strain raj3 chromosome 3R, RU_DBia_V1.1, whole genome shotgun sequence DNA encoding:
- the LOC108025099 gene encoding fructose-bisphosphate aldolase, with translation MTTHFYYPNKELQEELTCISKALVAPGKGILAADESSSVMGKRFQLIGVENTEENRRIYRQMLFTTDPKISENISGVIFYHETLHQRTDDGLPFVEALRKKGILTGIKVDKHFSPLFGSEDEFTTQGLDDLANRCAQYKKEGCSFAKWRCILKITKNTPSPQAILENANVMARYAAICQSQRLVPIISPEVLATGDHDLDRCQKVNEILLAGVYKALSDHHVFLEGTLLQPSMVVPGLQSNKNHPPSDIGMATVLSVRRTVPPAVMGILFCSGAQSEEEASVNLNAINNVPLCKPWAMTFAFDRALQTSILRTWGGKKEQITHAQNELIKRCRANGLASIGKYIVGSVESSAGTERLIQEAVEF